The region CTCGAAGCGATCGCCACCGGCAAATCGGATGCGGGCGTGGGCATGGCGCTGCGCTGGATCAAACCGCTCGAACAGGGCTTCGACGTGAAGCTCACGGCCGGCATCCACGGCGGCTGCATGCGGCTGCTCGCGACCCGAGCGTCGGGCATCGTCGATCTGCAAGGCCTGAAGGGGCGCACGGTCGGCATCAGTGACATGGCAAGCCCGGCGAAAAACTTCTTCGCGATCACGCTGAAGAAAATCGGCATCGATCCGGACAACGACGTGCATTGGCGTCAGTATCCGGCGCCGCTACTCGGCGAGGCGCTGAAGAAGGGCGAAGTGCAGGCCATCGCGGACGGTGATCCAACCATCTGGACGCTGCGCGAATCGGACCATCTGTACGAGGTGTCGAACAACCTGTGCGGCGAATACGCGAACCGCGTGTGCTGCGTGCTCGGCGTGCGCGGCTCGCTGATCCGCAAGGATCGCGCGACGGCGCAAGGGCTCACGCAGGCGTTGCTCGAAGCGACCGAGTGGAGCGCGAATCGTCCCGCCGACGCCGCGAAGATCTTCTCGGCCTACGTGCCGGGCGCGGATGTCAGTCAATTGACGGCGATGCTGAAGAGCCACACCGATCACCATCATCCGGTCGGCGATGCGTTCAGGCAGGAAATCGCGCTCTACGCCGACGATCTGAAAACCGTCGGCGTGGTGAACGCGAATACCGATTCCGGGCGCTTCGCGAGCCGCGTGTTCTCGGACGTGCTGGCCTGACGAGCCTACGATCTGACAATCTGACGAACGGCCGATTGGACGATTGGCCGATTCCGTTCACGGTCGGTTTCCTCCGCCACGCGCCGTAAGCCGCGAACCACAGCGGTGCGCGCGGCACGCGTCCGCTCGCGTTCATCGCGTCTGGGATAAGCTTCGGCTGGTCTGCAACGTGAGACGCGCACGCGTCGCTATGGAAGGAAACACGCATGGATAGTCATATCGCGCCGGTCGACATGAAGAAGGCTTACCGGCTTCTCAACCACGGGCCGACCGTGCTGGTGTCCGCGCGTCACGGCGGCGTGGACGACGTGATGGCGGCCGCCTGGTCGTGCGCGCTCGATTTCGCGCCGCCCAAGCTGACCGTCGTGCTCGACAAGTCGACCCGCACGCGCGGCCTGATCGAGCAGAGCGGCACGTTCGTGATTCAGGTGCCGACCGTCGCGCAGCTTCAACTCACGCACGATGTCGGCACCCGCAGCCTCGCCGACATGCCGGACAAACTGCAACGCGCGGCGGTGAGTCTGTTCGACATCGACGGCTACGATCTGCCGTTCGTCGCGGGCTGTTCAGGGTGGCTTGCCTGCAAGCTGATTCCCGAGCCGCACAATCAGCAAACCTACGATCTGTTCATCGGCGAAGTGGTCGGCGCGTGGTCCGACACCCGCGTATTCGAAGACGGCCATTGGCACTTCGATCGCGCGGACCCCGCATTGCGCAGTCTCCATTACATTGCCGGCGGTCAGTTCTATGCGATCGGCGATGCGATGTCGGCGCTCGTCGATCCGGCGGAAGACGCGTAGCACACCGCGCTCGCTCGCGGCGCCGCGAGTCGGCGCAACGGCTCAGTCTCGCGCACCGCTAATCCGCGCCGACCTGCGCCAGCGCGGCGATCAGATCGCCGAAGCGCTCCCCCTGCACCAGAATGTGCCCGCGCAGCGTGGCGGCGGCGGCTTCGCCGTCGCCCGCCGCCAGCGCATCCACGACCGCCTGATGTTCGTCGAACGAGGCGGCCACTCGCCCCTTCACGCGCAACTGCAAACGCCGGTACGGACGCAGCAGCTTGTGCAGCGCCTTCGCCTGATCGTGCAGAAAGCTGTTGTGGCTGCCCACGTAGATCAGACAGTGAAAGCGCTCGTTCAGATGGAAGTAGTCGTCCGGATTGCCGGCGTCGCGAGCGTTCTGACACGCGATGTGCGCCTCGCGCAGCGTCTCCAGTTCCTGGGCGTTCATGCGGCGCGCGGCGAGCCGGCTGCACATGGCCTCCAGTTCCGCCATCACCTCGAACATTTCGATCAGCCGGTGCAGGCTGATCTTCGCGACCACCGCGCCGTGCCGCGGCCGCATCTCCACCATGCCGGCGGCAGCCAGCTGCAATAGGGCCTCTCGCACCGGCGTTCGCGATACCTCGAAACGCGCGATCAATTCCGCTTCGTCGAGCCGCGCGCCGGGCGGCAGATCGCCGGTCGCGATCGCTTCCTCGATGGATTCGCGCAGCCGGTCTGCGAGGGTGAGCTTGTTTGTCATGTTTGGACTCCGCACGGAACCGAGTTGACCACAACGAGCATGCTGCCACCGTACGCGTAAACGATAGTTGAGAACGGTGTCGGTCGAATTATAAATACGTAGCAAGGTTATAAATATAAAAATAGCCTTTCCAAAAAATACTGACAGGCCCTGATGAACATATCGGCGACAACCGCCGAAGTTTCGTCCGTTCCCGCCAAACACACGCACGCCTTTTTCTCGACGCTGTCCGGAGGGCTTGACCATGAAGGTGCAGTCGCTTGCTGTATCGGTGGGAGTCGGTGTGGGAGTCGCCTTGATCGGCGGCTGCGGGCATGGCGATCACGGGTCTCCACCGCCCGTCGCGCGCAGCGCGGGATTCATCCAGAGCTTCCAGATTCTCTCCAGCGCGCCCGCCTTCGGTGGCGCGACGCCGGCCGGCGCCGCCGGTCCGTATCAGGTGATCACGGCGCTCGTGCACGGCGAACTCGATCCGAACAATCCGCTCAATGCGGGCATCGTCAACATCAAGAACGCGCCGGTCGGCAGCGACGGCTACGTGGCCTACACGACCGACGTGGTGATCCTGCGTCCGCAGAGCGCGTCCAATGCGACCCGTGTGCTGTTCTACGACGTGGTGAATCGCGGCAGCAAGATCGGCGCGGCCGCGTTCGTGGGCGGCGGTGCGCTCGACACCGGCGCGGCGCCGCCGTCGACGTTCCCGTCGCTGCTGCGTAACGGCTACACGGTGTTGTGGAGCGGCTGGCAGGGCGATGTGCCGCTCACCGGCAACCCGACCACCGCCGGCGCGGGTCTGCTCGGCGTGAGTTTCCCGGTGGCCACCAACCCGGACGGCTCGCCGATGGTCGGCTGGAGCCGCGAGGAATTCATTCCGGACTACGCGGGCGGCGCGCCCACCACGATTCCGCTGACCTATCCGCCGGCCAATCTGAACGACAAGACCTCGGTGACGTTCACCGCGCGGCAGTCGTGGTTGACCGCGTACGGCAGCATTCCGGGCGGCCTCGAAACCTACACCGCGCCGTCGCAGCCGGTGACGACGTGGAGCTACGCGAGCACGCCGAACAACGTCTACGAAGGCAATTACTCGGTGACGTTCACGCCGCCCGCGAGCGTGCCGGGGCCGAACGGCACGCAGGTGGCGCCGGATGCCGGGACCATCTACAGCTTCGTGTATCAGGCCGCCGCGCCGACGGTGGACGGTATCGGCTTTGCCGCGCTGCGCGACCTGGTGTCGTTCCTGCGCTACAACACCACGGATGCGCAAGGCGTGGCCAATCCGCTCAACGATCTGAAGGGCGCGGCGTGCGTGTCGTCGACGTGTTCGACGAGTACGAACTTCGATATCGCGATCGGCGAGGGGATTTCGCAGTCCGGCCGCTTCATGAAGGACTTCCTCTATCAGGGCTTCAATGTCGATGCCAACGGGAAAATCGTGTTCGACGGCATGTTCCCGATCATTTCGGCCGCGCGCCGTACGTGGACCAATACCGCGTTCGCGCAACCGGGACGCTGGTCGAAGCAGCATGAGGATCACTTCATGCCGGGCTTCCAGTTCCCGTTCACGTACGCGACCATGACCGATCCGGTGAGCGGCGTCAGCGACGGCGTGCTGAAGCAATGCACGGCGACCAATACCTGCCCGAAGATCATGCAGCTCGACGGCGCGTTCGAATGGTGGGGCGGCGGCGCATCGCTGGTCGTCACCGACGGACGGGGCAACGACATCACGCTGCCCTCCAACGTGCGCTACTACCTTGTGCCGGGCACGCAGCACGGCGGCGGCAGCGGTGTGACGACCGGCAATATGACGGTGCCGGCGGCGGGCAGCCAGTGCCAGTTGCCGGGCTCGCCGGTCGAGGAAACGCCGGTGGAACGTGCGCTGATTCCGGCGCTCGTCAACTGGGTCGGCAAGGGCACGATGCCGCCGCCGTCGCAATACCCGACGGTCGCATCCGGTACCCTGGTCGCGCCGACGCAGACTGCAACGGGCTTCCCGTCGTTGACCAACGTGATGGTGCCGAGCGGTCCGGCGGCGACGCCCACGCAACTGCAACTCACCTTTAACGGCGAGTACAACCAGCTGTTCGTGACGACCTTCGCGAACGCGGTGCCGCAGGTGAACACGGCGCAGCAGTACACGATCCTCGTGCCGAAGGTGGATGCCAACGGCAACGAAACGACCGGCGTGCTGGTGCCCGATGTGAGCGTGCCGCTCGCCACGTACACCGGCTGGAACTATCGCGGCGCGGGTCATGCGATCGGCGACGGCTGTATCTCGAACGGCGCGGCGATTCCGTTCGCGATCAGCGCCGCAGCCGAAGCGGGCGGAACCGATACGCGTACCAACCTGACCACCCTGTACAACGGCAGCCGGTCGAAGTATCAGGCGGCGGTGGCGACTGCGGCGAATGCGCTCGTGAGTCAGGGTTATCTGTTGCAGGACGACGCGACCAACGTCTTCATCGCGAATGCGGCCAGTGTGTCGCCGACCTTGCTGCCGCAACCTTGATGTGCGGTGGGGTGGGGTTGTTGGTGGTTGTAGGTTGTTGGGCAGGACGATGCGCGGCCGCGCCGCGCATCGCGTACGAGTGGTAACGACGACGATGGCGAAGACAGCCGGCGGGGGCGAACGCGATGAGACAGATAGCGAGCAGGTCCATCGTGGCGTTTGCCGCCGCTTGCGCGGTCGGTGCCTGCGGCGGCGGTGGAGGCGGCAGTAGCAACGGCAGCTCCGGCAGCGGAACCACGGGCACGAACACGCCGCCGCCCGCGCCGGCGAATGCCGCCGTGGTCTACGCCAACAGCCTGACGCTCGGCAGTATCGCGCCGGTGTCGTTGTCGCTCACCGCCGCGACCTCGACCAGCAACGCGTTGCTCACCACGCCCGTTGCCGCGCCGTTGCTCGCGGCCGGCAGCAATTCGCTCGTCTCGACCTTCGTCGCGACCAACGTGACAGGTGCGGGCATGGCCTGCGTGTCGGCGGCGTCGAACACGATCGGCACCGTGAGCGGTGTGAACGTCGGCGTCGATATCAAGAGCGTGGCCGCGTTGCTCGACGCTACGTGGACCGCGTCGTCGACGCCGTCCGCGGACTGGACGGCGCTCGGTGCGCTCGGCACGCAATTCAGCGGTTGGGAAAACTGCGGCGCGAAGGCGGAGGGTGCGCCTTCGCCGTCGTCCACGCTGACGGTCGGCGCGGACGGCAGTTTCACCGACAACGTGTTCGACGGCAATCCCGGCACCACGGTCACCATCGTGAATCAAAGCTTCACGGCCGCGCAGGCGACGGCGCTGCTGTCCAGCGCGGGCTATCTCGACAACGCGCAAGCGGCCAATCCGCAGACGATACGTTTGAAGATTTATCACAACGCGGCGGCGCAAACCGTGCTCGTCGAACAGGGCATTCCGGCGAGCGGCGCGACCAGTCAGAACCCTGGGTTCATCGCGTTGTACGTGCCGCACTGACCGGCGCACGCATCTACATCTGCATCGACATCTACATCGACTCGACGCGTGTCGCGGGCATGCGCTTGATCTGCCGCGCCAGCGTGTCGCGATAGATGCCGGGCACGGCCGCCAGTTGCGCAGGCGTGCCTTGCTGAACGACCCTGCCGCGATTGAGCACGACGATGCGATCGAAACTCTGCAGCGTCGATAGCCGGTGAGCGATCGCAATGACCGTGCGGTTTTTCATCAAGCGGTCCAGCGCGGTCTGAATCGCGATTTCCGAGCCGGTATCGAGTGCGGACGTCGCTTCGTCGAGCAGCAGAATCGGCGAGTTCTTCAGGATCGCGCGTGCAATCGCGATGCGCTGCCGTTGTCCGCCGGATAACTTGGTGCCGCGATCGCCGGCGATCGTGTTCAGGCCCTCCGGCAGCGCGCCGATGAAATCCATGCACTGGGCGTCCTCGCACGCGCGGCGCACGTCGGCCTCGCTCGCATCCGGACTGCCGTAGCGGATGTTCTCCAGCAACGAGCGATGCAGCAGCGTCACGTCCTGCGGCACGATCGACAACGCGCCTTGCAAACTTTGCACGGTCACCTGCGCGATGTCCTGTCCCGAGATGCGCACGTAGCCCGAGTTCGGTTCGTAGAAGTGTTGGAGCAAGGCCAGCACGGTCGATTTACCGGCGCCGGACGGACCGACGAGCCCTACGCGTTCGCCCGCCTCGACGTGCAGGTTCAACGCATTCAGCACCGGCCGCCGGCCCGGATAGGCGAAAGTCACATCTTCGAAATCCACGGTCGCGCGGCGAATGTCGAGCGGCGCGGCTTTGGTGGGCTCGGGCATGGTGTGAGGAATCAGCAGCGTTTCCGACGCTTCGCTCAGCCGCGCGACGTGCTGCGTCAGATCGACGAAAGCCACCGCGATATCGCGCGAGCCGTGCAGGATCGAAAAGCCGAGCGAGCCGATCAGCACGACGTCGCCGGTCGTCGCGCGGTCGATGCTCCACAGCCACACCGTCCAGCCGAGCACGGCGGCGGACAGGATCGACACCGCGATCGCGTGCAGCAGCCTCAGCTTTTCGAGGAACAGCAGACTGCGCCGGCGCGCTTCGCTTTCCGCGTCGAGCTGGCCGTCGAAGCGCCGCCGTTCCGCGAGCACCGCGCAGAACGCGCGAACCAGGCCCATGTTGCCGATCACGTCGACGAGCTCGCCGTCCACCGAGGCGGCCTTCTTCGCGAACGCTTCGTGGCGCGCGGTGCCCTTGCGCGCCAGCAGAAACAGGCAGAACGCGAGCACCGCCGACATCGCGACCAGCGCCAGACTCATCGGCACGCTCACGGCCGCGACCATCGCGATCGCGCCGATCACGGTGAGGGTTGGCGGCAAGGCGGTCCACGCGACGGTGTTTTCGAGCACGTACATCGCGTTGGCGGTCGCGGAGATCCGGCTCGACAGCACGCCGGGCTGTTTGTCGGCGAAAAACGATGGTGCGTGGCCGGCCAGATAGTCGAACATTTCGCGGCGGATGTCGCCGGTCACCGCCACGAAAGTGCGCGCCGACACCCAGCCGGCGACGCGCCAGAACAGGTTGTCGGCGAGAATCAGCGCCACCAGGATCGCGAACGCGCGGATCACGTTTTGCGGATGCGCGCGGCCGGTCGGCAATGCGTCGATCAGATTGCGGATGCCGTATTGCGCGAGCAGCGCACACGCGACGGCCGCGACCACGCTTGCCAATACCACCGTGTGCGCCAGCTTGCGCCGCGCGACGTAGCGCCAGATCAGACGAATGGGGCGGCCCGCATAGCGGGACAGCACGCGAGAGCGCCGTTTTCTGCGCACGCGGCCGGCACGGCCGGTATCGCCGTCGTCGACAAGTTCCATGGCAACGTCTCCGAGCTCGATGAGTTCGATGGAGTCGGGCGTCCATGGAATCCTGCGCGGCAGGGGTCAGTGGAGGTGTCCGGCTTGCGGGTGTCGCAAGCGCCGTGCCTTCGCGCCGATCGCGATGAATCGTCAGCTTGCGGAAAGCATGATGGCTTGGTGGACCGATTGAATTTGCGGCTGCTGCGCCCGAATCGTCGTCAACTGCTTCTGTTTTTTATGACCGGGCGGCCACACACTGACGCGTGAGATATAACAATCCTGCGTTCCGAGGGTGCTGCCATGAATCTGTTGAAAATGACGCGTATCGTGCTGTGGAGTTTTTTCGGCATTCGCCGTAGCGCGTCGCATCAGGCCGATATCGCGGACGTCAAGTTACCGCTGTTGCCGGTCGTCGCCGTGGTGCTCGCGGCCGGTTTCGGTGCGACGTTGTTCGGGCTGGTGAAGCTGGCGATCAACGTCGCGCATTGAGAACTGGCGCGCGACGCGTCGTTCGCGACGCACGCGGGTCGATGCCGCGTCGCGCGCTTAGCGGCTGCCTTGCGCGATCAATTCGCCGAGTGTCTTGACGGCGTTTTCCATGGCGTCGCTCCATGGATGACCGAAATTCAACCGCACGTGATCCCGGAATTCGTGCCGTGCCGAGAAGATCGGTCCCGGCGCCATGCCGATGCCCTTCTCCAGCGCGAGACGATGCAAGGCCATCGCATCGACATGCCGCGGTAGTTCGAGCCACAAAAAATAGCCGCCTTCCGGTAGCGTCCAATGCGCGCCTTCAGGCAGGTAGCGGAGCAATGCCGCATCCATCGCGGACAGTTGAGTGCGCAACGCACCGCGTAATTTGCGCAGATGTTTGTCGTAGCCGCCGTGCTGGAGGTAGTCGGCAATCGCTGCCTGAGCGGGAATGCTCGCCGATAGCGTGGTCATCAATTTCAGGCGCTGCACTTTTTCGGCGTAGCGTCCCGCCGCGACCCAGCCGATGCGATATCCCGGCGCGAGCGTCTTCGAAAACGAACTGCAGTGCATCACCCGTCCATGCGTGTCGAACGCTTTCGCCGGCAGCGGATGAGCCGCCGTGTGATGCAATTCGCCGTATACGTCGTCTTCGATCAGCGGCACGTCGTGCCGGGCCAGCAACTCGACCAGCGCCTTCTTGCGATCTTCGGCGAGCGCCGCGCCGGTCGGATTCTGGAATTGCGTCATGAACCAGCAGGCCTTGATCGGATGCCGTCCAAGCGCTTCCTCCAGCGCAGCCAGATCGAGACCCGTGACCGGATCGACGGGAATCTCGACCGCCCGCAGGTCCAGACGCTCGATCGCCTGCAATGCCGCATAGAACCCCGGCGACTCGATCGCGACCACATCGCCGGGACGCGTGACCGCCATCAGACACAGATTGAGCGCTTCCAGCGCGCCGTTGGTGACGACGAGTTGGTCCATCGGCTGGGCGATGCCCATCCCCAGATAGCGCAGCGAGATCTGCCGGCGCAATGCTTCGTTGCCCGGCGGCAGATCCACGACCGTGCTCCATGGACTGATCAGACGGCTCGCATGGCCCAGCGATTTCGCGAGCCGCTGTAACGGGAAGAGTTGCGGCGACGGAAAAGCCGAACCGAGCGGCGCCACGTCGGGATGCTTCGCGGCTTCCAGCACGGAGAAGACGAGTTCGCTGATCTTGACCTTCGCGGATTCGACCGCGAGCGGCGGCCGCGCAGCGGGTGGCGTTTGCCCTTGCCCTTGCGCTTCAAGCGCGGCGCCCGGCGCGACGTAATAGCCGGAACGTTCGCGGGCTCGAATCAAGCCCCACTCTTCGAGCTGATAGTAGGCGCGAAATACCGTCGATTGACTGACGCCGTGCTGCGCGGTGATGTGCCGCACGGAGGGCATGCGCGATCCGACCGGACGGCTACCCGAGCGGATTTCGGCGGCCATCGTGGTGGCCAATAGTTCGAAGCGTTTCATTGAGCGGTGGCGGGACTCGTTCTGCGCAAGGCCGTGGCTACGTCGGCATGTGCCGTGGGTGGCGGACACATCGCTATCCGCATCGGCGAAATGAGCGATCATAAACTGATCGGACATCGAATTGCAGACGCGGTGCGGATGCGGTTTCGTACCCATCGCGTGAGCGACGAACGCGCCCGCCGACCGTCAATGAACGTAGCGCAAACTATGCCACCAGCGCGCAGGCTCCAAACTGCGTTTCGCCCGAATCGAACAGTTCGGCGACCCGTTCCGCCACTTCCGTCGCGCAGCCCCACGAGAACGTGACGCCCGCGCCGCCGTGTCCGTAGTTATGAATGATCGACGTGCCGGTCACCGCTTCGAGCCGGACATTTCCTTTTCTGAACGGCCGCAATCCCACGCGCACCGGTTCGACCGGATCGATCTCCGCATCCTTGAGCATCGGCAGGAACTCGGTGCAACGTTCGTAGATGCGCCGCACGGGCTCGTAGTTGTGCAGGCCGATGTCGGTACTCCACTGATCCGCTTCGGCGATGGCGCCCAGCACGATACGATTCTCGCCGCGCGGCACGATGAACACGATGTCCTGATCGCTTGTCACGTTGTCGTGCGACACGCAGAAGGCCTGCGTCAGCTTCGGCATGCGCGTGCCGTCGTTGACGAGGCGGATCACCGCGCCGCGTAGCGGGTACATCGATTCGCCGGCCAGTTCGCGCGCGCCGAGACCGCTGCAATTCACGATCACGTCCGCGCCGAATTCCTGCTTCAGCGCTGCTTCGTTATCGTGCAGATCGCCGGCGATCCTGCGCGCCACCACCTCGATGCCGGCCGCGCGCACGCGTTGCAGCAGCCATTTCATGTAGACGTCGGTATCGACCATCGGCGCCAGATGACGATAGGCGTCGATCAGACCGATGTGCGGATTCACGCCGTTGTCGCCGATCAGATGCGTGCCTCGAACGAAACCGGGTACCTGTGCCTCGATTTCGTTCATCTTGGTCAAGTGAAACTCGTTCTCCTCGATGAGGTTCCTGAAGTAGAACGTCACCGACCGGACGTACACGCCGGCTTCGGGAATCGCCGCGAGCGTTTCGAATTTCCGGAACGAAGTCATGCACCACGCTTTCGAGCGCGCCAGCGAGATCTCGTCGTGGTGATAGCCGCACACGGCAGGCGGCCACTCCCACAACGCCCCCGCGACGTTCGAGGTGATGTGCGGCGAAAACTTCTCGCCGACCACGGTGGACGTGATGCCGCGTTCGTGCAGGCACAACGCGGTAGTGAGGCCCGATACGCCGGCGCCGATGACCAGCGCGTGCAGTTTGTCTGATGAGTAGTTCACCCTATCTCCTCGCTTGATGAATATGGCTCGAAAAAATCGACACTGGGGCGGTCAGGCACGGAGCGAATGTCTGTGCGACAGGTGCGAGGCAATCGGCGGAACGCTACATCCGTACCGCGAAAAGCCGGCTATGACCGTCGAGTCGATTCAATCACTGTCCATGCGGACCTGTTCAACCAAACTTGCCAAGCTGAACGGTTCTTGCCTTTATTTCAGCGGTGTTCCGTCAACATGTCGTGCTCGTCCTCGACGCGCGGCGGCGCGCTGAGATAACGTCCCGCGCAATACGCGAGCGGCGCGCGAGACGAACGCGACAGGCGTGCGACCTGCCCGATGTAGACCATGTGATCGCCGCATGGGTAGGCGGCCACCTTCACGCATTCGAGCGAAGCGGCTGTGCCGTGCAGCAGTGGCGCGCCGCCGATACCCGGCGCGTGGTCGATGCCGCCGAACTTGTCTTCGCTGGCCTTCGCGAAGTGGCGCGACAACGACGATTGATC is a window of Paraburkholderia sp. D15 DNA encoding:
- a CDS encoding ABC transporter substrate-binding protein, encoding MKLTDDAARTDIAAADTAVPIESAATTLNARADSLAGFDKPANPTRRAWLRKSSWLAGAAALGGASFSLPATRAFADGNLKPLKLSWNAGAICTAPVAVALKEGFFQRHGLQVELVNFAGSTDQLLEAIATGKSDAGVGMALRWIKPLEQGFDVKLTAGIHGGCMRLLATRASGIVDLQGLKGRTVGISDMASPAKNFFAITLKKIGIDPDNDVHWRQYPAPLLGEALKKGEVQAIADGDPTIWTLRESDHLYEVSNNLCGEYANRVCCVLGVRGSLIRKDRATAQGLTQALLEATEWSANRPADAAKIFSAYVPGADVSQLTAMLKSHTDHHHPVGDAFRQEIALYADDLKTVGVVNANTDSGRFASRVFSDVLA
- a CDS encoding flavin reductase family protein, whose amino-acid sequence is MDSHIAPVDMKKAYRLLNHGPTVLVSARHGGVDDVMAAAWSCALDFAPPKLTVVLDKSTRTRGLIEQSGTFVIQVPTVAQLQLTHDVGTRSLADMPDKLQRAAVSLFDIDGYDLPFVAGCSGWLACKLIPEPHNQQTYDLFIGEVVGAWSDTRVFEDGHWHFDRADPALRSLHYIAGGQFYAIGDAMSALVDPAEDA
- a CDS encoding GntR family transcriptional regulator codes for the protein MTNKLTLADRLRESIEEAIATGDLPPGARLDEAELIARFEVSRTPVREALLQLAAAGMVEMRPRHGAVVAKISLHRLIEMFEVMAELEAMCSRLAARRMNAQELETLREAHIACQNARDAGNPDDYFHLNERFHCLIYVGSHNSFLHDQAKALHKLLRPYRRLQLRVKGRVAASFDEHQAVVDALAAGDGEAAAATLRGHILVQGERFGDLIAALAQVGAD
- a CDS encoding alpha/beta hydrolase domain-containing protein, which gives rise to MKVQSLAVSVGVGVGVALIGGCGHGDHGSPPPVARSAGFIQSFQILSSAPAFGGATPAGAAGPYQVITALVHGELDPNNPLNAGIVNIKNAPVGSDGYVAYTTDVVILRPQSASNATRVLFYDVVNRGSKIGAAAFVGGGALDTGAAPPSTFPSLLRNGYTVLWSGWQGDVPLTGNPTTAGAGLLGVSFPVATNPDGSPMVGWSREEFIPDYAGGAPTTIPLTYPPANLNDKTSVTFTARQSWLTAYGSIPGGLETYTAPSQPVTTWSYASTPNNVYEGNYSVTFTPPASVPGPNGTQVAPDAGTIYSFVYQAAAPTVDGIGFAALRDLVSFLRYNTTDAQGVANPLNDLKGAACVSSTCSTSTNFDIAIGEGISQSGRFMKDFLYQGFNVDANGKIVFDGMFPIISAARRTWTNTAFAQPGRWSKQHEDHFMPGFQFPFTYATMTDPVSGVSDGVLKQCTATNTCPKIMQLDGAFEWWGGGASLVVTDGRGNDITLPSNVRYYLVPGTQHGGGSGVTTGNMTVPAAGSQCQLPGSPVEETPVERALIPALVNWVGKGTMPPPSQYPTVASGTLVAPTQTATGFPSLTNVMVPSGPAATPTQLQLTFNGEYNQLFVTTFANAVPQVNTAQQYTILVPKVDANGNETTGVLVPDVSVPLATYTGWNYRGAGHAIGDGCISNGAAIPFAISAAAEAGGTDTRTNLTTLYNGSRSKYQAAVATAANALVSQGYLLQDDATNVFIANAASVSPTLLPQP
- a CDS encoding ABC transporter ATP-binding protein, which produces MELVDDGDTGRAGRVRRKRRSRVLSRYAGRPIRLIWRYVARRKLAHTVVLASVVAAVACALLAQYGIRNLIDALPTGRAHPQNVIRAFAILVALILADNLFWRVAGWVSARTFVAVTGDIRREMFDYLAGHAPSFFADKQPGVLSSRISATANAMYVLENTVAWTALPPTLTVIGAIAMVAAVSVPMSLALVAMSAVLAFCLFLLARKGTARHEAFAKKAASVDGELVDVIGNMGLVRAFCAVLAERRRFDGQLDAESEARRRSLLFLEKLRLLHAIAVSILSAAVLGWTVWLWSIDRATTGDVVLIGSLGFSILHGSRDIAVAFVDLTQHVARLSEASETLLIPHTMPEPTKAAPLDIRRATVDFEDVTFAYPGRRPVLNALNLHVEAGERVGLVGPSGAGKSTVLALLQHFYEPNSGYVRISGQDIAQVTVQSLQGALSIVPQDVTLLHRSLLENIRYGSPDASEADVRRACEDAQCMDFIGALPEGLNTIAGDRGTKLSGGQRQRIAIARAILKNSPILLLDEATSALDTGSEIAIQTALDRLMKNRTVIAIAHRLSTLQSFDRIVVLNRGRVVQQGTPAQLAAVPGIYRDTLARQIKRMPATRVESM
- a CDS encoding DUF2970 domain-containing protein; translated protein: MNLLKMTRIVLWSFFGIRRSASHQADIADVKLPLLPVVAVVLAAGFGATLFGLVKLAINVAH
- a CDS encoding PLP-dependent aminotransferase family protein; the encoded protein is MKRFELLATTMAAEIRSGSRPVGSRMPSVRHITAQHGVSQSTVFRAYYQLEEWGLIRARERSGYYVAPGAALEAQGQGQTPPAARPPLAVESAKVKISELVFSVLEAAKHPDVAPLGSAFPSPQLFPLQRLAKSLGHASRLISPWSTVVDLPPGNEALRRQISLRYLGMGIAQPMDQLVVTNGALEALNLCLMAVTRPGDVVAIESPGFYAALQAIERLDLRAVEIPVDPVTGLDLAALEEALGRHPIKACWFMTQFQNPTGAALAEDRKKALVELLARHDVPLIEDDVYGELHHTAAHPLPAKAFDTHGRVMHCSSFSKTLAPGYRIGWVAAGRYAEKVQRLKLMTTLSASIPAQAAIADYLQHGGYDKHLRKLRGALRTQLSAMDAALLRYLPEGAHWTLPEGGYFLWLELPRHVDAMALHRLALEKGIGMAPGPIFSARHEFRDHVRLNFGHPWSDAMENAVKTLGELIAQGSR
- a CDS encoding FAD-dependent oxidoreductase, which encodes MNYSSDKLHALVIGAGVSGLTTALCLHERGITSTVVGEKFSPHITSNVAGALWEWPPAVCGYHHDEISLARSKAWCMTSFRKFETLAAIPEAGVYVRSVTFYFRNLIEENEFHLTKMNEIEAQVPGFVRGTHLIGDNGVNPHIGLIDAYRHLAPMVDTDVYMKWLLQRVRAAGIEVVARRIAGDLHDNEAALKQEFGADVIVNCSGLGARELAGESMYPLRGAVIRLVNDGTRMPKLTQAFCVSHDNVTSDQDIVFIVPRGENRIVLGAIAEADQWSTDIGLHNYEPVRRIYERCTEFLPMLKDAEIDPVEPVRVGLRPFRKGNVRLEAVTGTSIIHNYGHGGAGVTFSWGCATEVAERVAELFDSGETQFGACALVA
- a CDS encoding flavin reductase family protein; translated protein: MSELITAPSVDPRIFRDVLGTFVTGVTVVTTCDVDGVKHGLTANSFSSVSLDPPLILWCQATTSKSYPAFRDNEHFAINILAHDQSSLSRHFAKASEDKFGGIDHAPGIGGAPLLHGTAASLECVKVAAYPCGDHMVYIGQVARLSRSSRAPLAYCAGRYLSAPPRVEDEHDMLTEHR